The following coding sequences are from one Microtus pennsylvanicus isolate mMicPen1 chromosome 1, mMicPen1.hap1, whole genome shotgun sequence window:
- the Acp7 gene encoding acid phosphatase type 7 translates to MSPFFGCWFYYCLLLLFSLGVLGAPEYPRATPEQVHLSYPDEPGSMTVTWTTWAPARSEVQFGMHLSGPLPFRAHGTASTFVDGGILRRKLYIHRVTLRKLLPGAQYVYRCGSAQGWSRRFRFTALKRGVHWSPRLAVFGDMGADNARALPRLRRDTQQGMFDAVLHVGDFAYNMDQDNARVGDRFMRLIEPVAASLPYMTCPGNHEQRYNFSNYKARFSMPGDNEGLWYSWDLGPAHIISFSTEVYFFLHYGRHLVERQFRWLENDLQKANRNRVARPWIITMGHRPMYCSNADLDDCTRHESRVRKGLQGKLFGLEDLFHKYGVDLEFWAHEHSYERLWPIYNYQVFNGSLEKPYTNPRGPVHIITGSAGCEELLTPFTIKARPWSALRVKEYGYTRMHILNGTHMHIQQVSDDQDGKIVDDFWIVRPLLGRMMYH, encoded by the exons ATGAGCCCCTTTTTTGGGTGCTGGTTCTACTACTGTctgctcctccttttctccctgggAGTCCTGGGAGCTCCAGAATATCCTCGTGCTACCCCGGAGCAAGTCCACCTGTCCTACCCAG ATGAGCCGGGCTCCATGACTGTGACCTGGACCACGTGGGCTCCAGCGCGGTCGGAGGTGCAGTTCGGCATGCACCTGTCTGGGCCGCTCCCATTCCGTGCCCATGGCACCGCCAGCACCTTCGTGGATGGGGGCATTCTGCGGCGCAAGCTCTACATCCACCGCGTGACGCTTCGGAAGCTGCTGCCCGGGGCCCAGTATG tTTACCGTTGTGGCAGTGCTCAGGGCTGGAGCCGGCGGTTTCGCTTCACGGCCTTGAAGAGAGGGGTCCACTGGAGCCCCCGCCTTGCTGTGTTTGGGGATATGGGCGCTGACAACGCCAGAGCCCTGCCCAGACTGCGGAGAGACACCCAGCAGGGCATGTTTGACGCGGTGCTCCATGTGG GAGACTTTGCCTACAACATGGACCAGGACAATGCTCGCGTTGGGGACAGATTCATGCGGCTCATCGAACCGGTCGCTGCCAGCCTGCCATACATGACATGCCCTGGAAATCATGAACAACGCTA caATTTCTCTAACTACAAGGCTCGCTTTAGTATGCCAGGGGACAATGAAGGCTTATGGTACAG CTGGGACCTAGGTCCTGCTCACATCATCTCCTTCTCCACTGAGGTGTATTTCTTTCTCCACTATGGCCGCCACCTGGTGGAGAGGCAGTTCCGTTGGCTGGAGAATGACCTCCAG AAAGCCAATAGGAACCGGGTAGCCCGACCGTGGATCATCACCATGGGGCATCGGCCTATGTACTGCTCCAATGCCGATCTGGATGACTGCACAAGACACGAAAGCCGG GTCCGCAAAGGCCTCCAAGGCAAGCTGTTCGGGCTAGAGGACCTTTTCCATAAATATG GTGTAGATCTGGAGTTCTGGGCTCACGAACACTCCTACGAACGGCTCTGGCCAATTTACAACTACCAG GTGTTTAATGGCAGCCTGGAGAAGCCCTATACGAATCCCCGAGGCCCGGTTCACATCATCACAGGATCTGCG GGCTGTGAAGAGCTGCTGACTCCCTTTACTATAAAAGCCAGACCGTGGAGCGCCTTGCGTGTGAAGGAGTACGGGTACACGCGGATGCACATCCTTAACGGCACCCACATGCACATCCAGCAGGTGTCTGATGACCAG gatGGGAAGATTGTGGACGACTTCTGGATAGTTAGACCTTTGCTTGGCCGGATGATGTACCACTAA